The Fimbriimonas ginsengisoli Gsoil 348 genome window below encodes:
- a CDS encoding RNA polymerase sigma factor, with product MRRFTDDGELERLLERCRRGDHSAWSRLVDRFQVLVYSVARRYGLGQDDAADVFQTTFQNLVKSLDRIESGQALPRWLAVTASRESLRIRRIKGRTSDFDTIGLTLDEVVANEECDAEQTSVAMDQAYRLRQALGEITGRCRQLLELLYMDEAPYNEISEKMSMPVGAIGPTRGRCMEKLKAVLAKQGFFDE from the coding sequence ATGCGACGATTTACGGATGACGGAGAGTTGGAGCGGCTGCTCGAGCGATGCCGCCGGGGCGATCACTCGGCTTGGTCGCGACTGGTAGATCGATTTCAGGTGCTCGTGTACTCGGTGGCTCGCCGGTACGGTCTCGGGCAAGACGATGCCGCCGACGTTTTCCAAACCACGTTTCAGAACCTGGTGAAGTCGCTCGATCGCATCGAGTCGGGGCAGGCGTTGCCGCGCTGGCTGGCGGTTACCGCCAGCCGGGAGAGCTTGCGGATCCGCCGCATCAAAGGGCGAACAAGCGATTTCGACACAATCGGTCTAACGCTCGACGAAGTCGTGGCCAACGAAGAATGCGACGCCGAGCAAACATCGGTGGCGATGGATCAGGCGTACCGGCTACGGCAGGCGCTGGGTGAGATCACCGGGCGATGCCGGCAGCTTCTGGAGCTGCTTTATATGGACGAAGCGCCGTACAACGAGATCTCGGAAAAGATGTCGATGCCGGTGGGAGCCATCGGCCCGACTCGGGGACGGTGTATGGAGAAGCTCAAGGCCGTCCTCGCTAAACAGGGATTTTTCGACGAGTAA
- a CDS encoding GNAT family N-acetyltransferase, with amino-acid sequence MDLDTVLKQLQEERRHVRGQSDWFDVLPNLTRCGNRAHGWAEVGYSELTEKDVDAAIAEQVAFFAKMGQEFEWTVYGTDGPADLKERLARHGFEIGPREAVMIYDLEDGLAPFSQVDCRVVRVATTDQVEEFRGVAEAVFEKDYSRTCGELAAGLGSTNHLGYIAYDGDQPVGIGRLYTMPDSRFGGLYGGGTLASHRGRGFYRALVATRAQDAEKFGARYLRVDALPTSRPILERMGFTHLTDTWPCTHG; translated from the coding sequence TTGGATCTCGACACCGTCTTAAAGCAGCTTCAAGAAGAGCGGCGCCACGTTCGAGGGCAAAGCGATTGGTTCGACGTGCTACCGAATCTCACGCGATGCGGGAATAGAGCGCACGGCTGGGCCGAGGTGGGCTATTCAGAGCTCACGGAGAAGGATGTGGATGCGGCAATCGCGGAACAGGTGGCGTTCTTCGCGAAGATGGGTCAGGAATTCGAGTGGACGGTCTACGGAACAGACGGACCGGCCGATCTAAAGGAGCGCCTGGCGCGCCATGGGTTCGAAATCGGACCGCGCGAGGCGGTGATGATTTACGATTTGGAGGATGGCCTGGCTCCGTTCAGCCAGGTCGACTGCCGCGTCGTCCGTGTCGCCACCACCGACCAGGTCGAAGAATTTCGGGGCGTCGCGGAGGCGGTTTTCGAGAAGGATTACTCTCGAACGTGCGGCGAGCTTGCGGCCGGGCTGGGTTCGACCAACCACCTCGGCTACATCGCGTACGACGGCGACCAACCGGTCGGCATCGGCCGGCTCTATACGATGCCTGACAGCCGATTCGGTGGGCTTTACGGCGGCGGTACCCTCGCATCTCATCGGGGAAGGGGCTTTTACCGAGCCCTCGTAGCCACCCGCGCCCAGGACGCGGAAAAGTTCGGCGCACGCTATCTTCGAGTCGACGCCCTCCCGACGAGTCGCCCGATCCTCGAGAGAATGGGGTTTACCCACCTCACGGACACATGGCCATGCACTCACGGCTAA
- a CDS encoding anti-sigma factor family protein, with amino-acid sequence MKESCRNYRSLLMDAAEGRPTPEVTRHLEECKSCSAAVERYREIVAAAKVAWTPAPADLIALVKNLIPETRRVWTAARLGSSLAAGARGLGDEFQMSVGGGDLSIRIMATRSEAGWQLMGRLPEGEWSIDAEVPAVVDANGFRFTVGALEESGFNLIGPDQILVVPAMSQLLGDDGR; translated from the coding sequence ATGAAAGAATCCTGTCGAAACTATCGAAGCCTCCTGATGGACGCGGCCGAAGGGCGGCCGACTCCGGAGGTCACGCGGCACCTGGAAGAGTGCAAGTCGTGCTCAGCCGCGGTGGAGCGGTACCGGGAGATCGTCGCCGCCGCCAAGGTCGCCTGGACGCCGGCCCCCGCGGATCTGATCGCGCTGGTTAAAAACCTTATTCCCGAAACCCGAAGGGTTTGGACGGCAGCCCGGCTCGGCTCCTCGCTGGCCGCCGGCGCCCGCGGTCTTGGCGACGAGTTCCAAATGTCGGTCGGGGGCGGGGATCTATCGATCCGCATCATGGCGACCCGAAGCGAAGCGGGGTGGCAGTTGATGGGCCGGTTGCCCGAAGGAGAATGGAGCATCGACGCCGAGGTGCCGGCAGTGGTGGATGCCAACGGCTTCCGCTTCACCGTCGGCGCACTGGAAGAGTCCGGATTCAATTTGATCGGACCGGACCAAATCTTGGTCGTCCCCGCGATGTCGCAGTTGTTGGGCGATGACGGCCGCTGA
- a CDS encoding prepilin-type N-terminal cleavage/methylation domain-containing protein, with protein MGFRRGFTLIELLVVIAIIAILAAILFPVFAQAKEAAKKSACLNNNKQIGLGTMLYSNDFDDTLPMGSYLLAGMPAAVTVQDLVEPYLKVGSGSAGRPDAPAARKDTAFWTCPDMGTNFIPKTAGDPDPGPFPAQFYSRSASYIPNGNIMPTMHVAALARGWFPGAIRAITSLEAPSNVVLFTEGWGYIGTTAGDDWTSGCRGQEEGFPTIPGKILGRADNYCAGRYRHNGGAVYVLADGHTKWFASPQSSWRAPSTSGAAYRNSLAPKAAAWFRED; from the coding sequence ATGGGTTTTCGTCGCGGCTTTACTCTTATCGAGCTTCTCGTCGTTATCGCGATCATCGCGATTCTCGCCGCCATCCTCTTCCCGGTTTTTGCTCAGGCGAAGGAAGCCGCTAAGAAGAGCGCCTGCCTCAATAACAACAAGCAGATCGGACTCGGCACGATGCTGTACTCTAACGACTTCGACGACACCTTGCCGATGGGCTCCTACCTCCTCGCGGGAATGCCGGCGGCCGTCACCGTTCAAGACTTGGTGGAGCCGTATCTGAAGGTGGGGAGCGGCAGCGCTGGCCGTCCCGATGCCCCGGCCGCCCGCAAAGACACCGCTTTTTGGACCTGCCCCGACATGGGGACCAATTTCATCCCCAAAACCGCCGGTGATCCCGACCCGGGTCCGTTTCCCGCGCAATTCTATAGCCGTTCCGCGTCGTACATTCCCAACGGCAATATCATGCCGACCATGCACGTGGCGGCCCTCGCCCGAGGCTGGTTTCCGGGCGCCATCCGAGCTATAACTTCGTTAGAAGCTCCCTCTAACGTGGTTCTCTTCACCGAAGGTTGGGGTTATATCGGGACGACCGCGGGAGACGATTGGACCTCCGGGTGCAGAGGGCAGGAGGAGGGGTTCCCCACCATCCCGGGCAAGATTCTCGGCCGGGCCGACAACTACTGCGCCGGGCGCTACCGGCACAACGGCGGTGCGGTCTATGTCTTGGCCGACGGGCACACTAAGTGGTTCGCCTCCCCACAATCCTCGTGGCGCGCCCCCAGCACCTCAGGCGCCGCGTACCGGAACTCACTCGCGCCGAAAGCCGCGGCCTGGTTCCGCGAGGATTGA